In Ensifer canadensis, a genomic segment contains:
- the rsmH gene encoding 16S rRNA (cytosine(1402)-N(4))-methyltransferase RsmH has translation MVTEQGGGTSEADGGPVRHIPVLLSEVLAALDPAPGKVILDGTFGAGGYASAILDAGADVIALDRDPTAIAAGQSMAAAAGGKLKLIHSRFSQLAEHAPAGSLDGVVLDIGVSSMQIDEAERGFSFQKKGPLDMRMSAAGVSAADVVNRAKVSDLIRIFGFLGEEKQSGRIARAIEKRRAETPFETTRDLAGLIEIVTPRKAKDKIHPATRVFQALRIFVNDELGELAQALFAAERALKPGGRLVVVTFHSLEDRIVKAFFQDRSGKAAGSRHLPLVTARAATFTPVGKPMVAASEEEASLNPRARSAKLRAGIRTEAPSPGNDLSIFNLPELASLARLGG, from the coding sequence ATGGTGACGGAACAAGGCGGAGGAACTTCTGAAGCCGATGGCGGACCGGTCCGTCACATTCCCGTCCTCCTGAGCGAGGTTCTCGCGGCGCTCGATCCGGCCCCCGGCAAGGTCATTCTCGACGGCACGTTTGGTGCCGGCGGTTATGCATCCGCCATCCTCGATGCTGGCGCCGATGTGATCGCGCTCGATCGCGATCCGACGGCGATCGCCGCGGGCCAGTCGATGGCTGCGGCCGCGGGTGGTAAGCTCAAGCTCATTCACTCCCGTTTTTCGCAGCTCGCCGAGCATGCGCCCGCCGGCAGTCTCGACGGCGTGGTGCTCGATATCGGCGTGTCGTCGATGCAGATCGACGAGGCCGAGCGCGGCTTCTCCTTCCAGAAGAAGGGCCCGCTCGACATGCGCATGTCGGCAGCCGGCGTTTCTGCCGCCGACGTCGTCAACCGGGCCAAGGTTTCCGATCTCATCCGCATCTTCGGTTTCCTCGGCGAGGAAAAGCAGTCGGGCCGCATCGCCCGCGCCATCGAAAAGCGCCGGGCCGAAACGCCGTTCGAAACCACCCGCGATCTCGCCGGGTTGATCGAAATCGTCACTCCGCGCAAGGCCAAGGACAAGATCCATCCGGCAACCCGCGTCTTCCAGGCGCTGCGCATCTTCGTCAACGATGAACTCGGCGAACTCGCCCAGGCGCTTTTTGCCGCCGAGCGGGCGCTGAAGCCGGGCGGCCGTCTCGTGGTCGTCACCTTCCATTCGCTCGAAGACCGGATCGTCAAGGCTTTCTTCCAGGATCGCTCGGGCAAGGCTGCGGGTTCGCGCCATCTGCCACTGGTGACCGCGCGTGCGGCAACCTTCACACCAGTTGGAAAGCCTATGGTGGCCGCCAGCGAGGAAGAAGCGTCCCTCAATCCGCGCGCCCGGTCTGCCAAGCTCAGAGCCGGTATCCGCACGGAAGCGCCATCGCCGGGAAACGATCTATCCATTTTCAATCTGCCGGAACTGGCGAGCCTTGCACGGTTGGGGGGCTGA
- a CDS encoding NAD(P)/FAD-dependent oxidoreductase: MSESFDFIIVGKGMMGAAAARYLALSGARVALVGPDEPSDWANHGGVFSSHYDNARITRTIDDDPVWARLAKRSIDRYREIAGQSGIDFYAEVGCLIAGPAPGGSYDYIEKVAKARDALGVEAPLLDEDALSERFAWFRFPQGFAGIHEAQGAGYINPHALVLAQTICAEKAGARIVRSEVASVSEAGDRVVVTTTEGATLTAGRVIVAAGGFSLSDTLLPRPIDLVVKARTVFFAEVAADDLPTYDHMPSLIGASPEQAKSYYLLPPVAYADGKHYIKIGGDPTDRILKSEPEVRAWFRGSAGAGAAEHMGGLLAEVMPGFKPASTHFRPCVTSFTRHGFPYIGFAGGDRIAVVTGGNGQAAKSSDEIGRLGAKLVMDGRIDDPAYETDFAVSFR; encoded by the coding sequence ATGTCGGAAAGCTTTGATTTCATCATTGTCGGCAAGGGCATGATGGGGGCGGCCGCAGCACGGTACCTGGCGCTTTCCGGCGCACGGGTGGCCTTGGTCGGGCCGGACGAGCCCAGCGACTGGGCCAATCACGGCGGCGTCTTTTCCAGCCATTACGACAATGCCCGAATCACCCGCACGATCGACGACGATCCCGTCTGGGCGCGTCTCGCCAAGCGTTCCATCGACCGTTACAGAGAGATCGCCGGGCAAAGCGGCATCGATTTCTATGCGGAAGTCGGCTGCCTGATCGCCGGCCCGGCGCCGGGCGGAAGCTACGACTATATCGAGAAGGTCGCCAAGGCTCGCGACGCGCTCGGCGTCGAGGCGCCGCTTCTGGACGAAGATGCACTGTCCGAACGCTTTGCCTGGTTCCGTTTCCCCCAGGGCTTTGCCGGCATCCACGAGGCGCAAGGGGCCGGCTACATCAATCCACATGCGCTCGTTCTGGCGCAGACGATCTGTGCGGAAAAGGCCGGCGCCCGGATTGTCCGCAGCGAAGTGGCGTCCGTATCCGAGGCCGGCGACCGCGTCGTCGTCACGACGACAGAGGGCGCAACACTCACTGCGGGACGCGTGATCGTTGCCGCCGGCGGGTTTTCCCTTTCCGACACGCTTCTTCCCCGACCGATCGACCTCGTCGTCAAGGCGCGCACCGTGTTCTTCGCGGAGGTCGCGGCTGACGATCTGCCAACCTATGACCATATGCCATCGCTGATCGGTGCGTCGCCGGAGCAGGCGAAGAGCTACTACCTGCTGCCGCCGGTCGCCTATGCCGACGGCAAGCATTACATCAAGATCGGCGGCGATCCGACCGACCGCATTCTCAAGAGCGAGCCCGAGGTGCGGGCGTGGTTCCGGGGCAGCGCCGGCGCCGGAGCAGCGGAACACATGGGCGGATTGCTCGCCGAGGTGATGCCCGGCTTCAAGCCCGCTTCGACGCATTTCCGCCCCTGCGTGACGTCGTTCACCCGCCACGGCTTTCCCTATATCGGCTTTGCCGGCGGCGATCGTATTGCCGTCGTCACGGGTGGTAACGGCCAGGCGGCGAAAAGCTCCGACGAGATCGGTCGGCTTGGCGCCAAGCTGGTGATGGATGGTCGGATCGACGATCCGGCCTATGAAACGGATTTCGCCGTCTCGTTCCGCTAA
- the mraZ gene encoding division/cell wall cluster transcriptional repressor MraZ, whose translation MNRFLSNATNRIDAKGRVSVPSAFRSVLSDGGVRELYCFQDFVFPAISVGGPELLDRFERQMAAEDPFSPAANEMSLLVHGGGVFVKLDPEGRLMVTDFIRDFTGISTDVMFVGRGDYFQLWEPQAFAKAQAAAREGRKSRGLRPE comes from the coding sequence ATGAACCGCTTCTTGTCAAATGCTACCAATCGGATCGATGCAAAGGGGCGGGTGTCCGTGCCTTCGGCGTTTCGTTCCGTGCTGTCGGATGGAGGCGTTCGAGAGCTATACTGCTTCCAGGATTTCGTCTTTCCGGCGATCAGCGTCGGTGGGCCGGAGCTCCTGGATCGGTTCGAGAGGCAGATGGCGGCCGAGGATCCTTTTTCTCCGGCGGCCAACGAGATGTCGCTGCTCGTTCACGGGGGCGGGGTCTTCGTCAAGCTCGATCCGGAAGGTCGGTTGATGGTGACGGATTTCATCCGCGACTTCACCGGTATCTCGACCGACGTGATGTTCGTCGGGCGGGGCGATTATTTTCAGCTCTGGGAGCCGCAGGCCTTTGCAAAGGCGCAAGCGGCGGCCCGGGAAGGGCGCAAATCACGGGGGTTGCGTCCGGAATAG
- a CDS encoding peptidoglycan D,D-transpeptidase FtsI family protein — MSFLSRIMVLKSKAHFSAGGNNLPAEAKLNVTFQGTRKKTTNQAKNRVAIIIASFGIVYAVIGGRLVQYGMAQPETVSSIGRADNLMASRPDILDRNGEILATDIRTVSLYAEPHKIVDADEAVERLATVLPDLNARDIYNKLKSKSRFQWLRRQLTPKQQSEILALGIPGVGFRPEKRRFYPGGPTAAHVLGHVNIDNRGVAGMERYIDGQGLADLAAIGMTSDAKLEPVKLSIDVRVQNIVRDVIDAGMKNYQALAAGAVVLDVNTGEVLALASVPDYDPNKPAEGAEEGWMNRMSNGTFEMGSTFKTFTIAMGLDSGKVTLNDSFDASAPIRIGGFTIKDFHGKRRVLTVPEIFQYSSNIGTAKIADLIGIPGHKEFLTRIGLLSKLPTELPEVKSPSQPREWKKINSITISFGHGVSTTPLQTAVAGAALVNGGKLIPPTFLPRSQEQADELATTVVKKSTSDDMRFLLRWNGIAGSGKRAQVPGFNVGGKTGTADKVVNGRYASDQNFNAFLAAFPIDNPKYIVLTFIDAPKTGEGGGRTAGSNAAPMVRDIISRSAPLLGVEPKFGEDGSAMLVSY; from the coding sequence ATGTCGTTTCTCTCCCGCATCATGGTCTTGAAGAGCAAGGCGCATTTCTCCGCAGGCGGCAACAACCTGCCGGCCGAGGCCAAGCTCAACGTCACCTTCCAGGGCACACGCAAGAAGACCACCAATCAGGCGAAGAACCGCGTGGCGATCATCATCGCCAGCTTCGGCATCGTCTATGCGGTCATCGGTGGCCGCCTGGTGCAATACGGCATGGCGCAGCCGGAGACGGTTTCGAGTATCGGCCGCGCCGACAATCTGATGGCCTCGCGCCCGGATATTCTCGACCGCAACGGCGAGATCCTCGCCACCGACATCCGCACGGTCTCTCTCTATGCCGAGCCGCACAAGATCGTCGATGCGGATGAGGCGGTCGAGCGGCTTGCAACCGTGCTGCCCGATCTCAACGCCCGCGACATCTACAACAAGCTGAAGTCGAAATCGCGCTTCCAGTGGCTGCGCCGCCAATTGACCCCGAAGCAGCAGAGCGAAATCCTGGCGCTCGGCATTCCCGGCGTCGGTTTCCGGCCGGAAAAGCGCCGCTTCTATCCGGGCGGCCCGACCGCCGCCCATGTTCTCGGCCACGTCAACATCGACAACCGCGGTGTTGCCGGCATGGAGCGCTACATCGACGGGCAGGGGCTCGCCGATCTCGCCGCCATCGGCATGACCAGCGATGCCAAGCTCGAGCCGGTCAAGCTGTCGATCGACGTTCGGGTGCAGAACATCGTGCGCGACGTCATCGATGCCGGCATGAAGAACTACCAGGCGCTGGCCGCCGGGGCCGTGGTGCTCGACGTCAATACCGGCGAAGTGCTGGCGTTGGCGTCGGTCCCCGATTACGACCCGAACAAGCCGGCCGAAGGTGCCGAAGAGGGCTGGATGAACCGCATGTCGAACGGCACGTTCGAGATGGGCTCCACCTTCAAGACGTTCACGATCGCCATGGGTCTCGATTCCGGCAAGGTAACGCTCAACGACAGCTTCGACGCCTCGGCACCGATCCGCATCGGCGGCTTCACCATCAAGGACTTCCACGGCAAGCGCCGGGTGCTGACCGTTCCGGAAATCTTCCAGTATTCGTCGAACATCGGCACCGCCAAGATCGCCGACCTGATCGGCATTCCCGGCCACAAGGAATTTCTGACCCGGATCGGCCTGCTGTCGAAGCTGCCGACCGAGCTGCCGGAAGTCAAATCCCCGAGCCAGCCGCGCGAATGGAAGAAGATCAACTCGATCACCATCTCCTTCGGCCACGGCGTTTCGACGACGCCGCTGCAGACGGCTGTCGCAGGTGCCGCGCTCGTCAACGGCGGCAAGCTGATCCCGCCGACCTTCCTGCCACGCTCGCAGGAGCAGGCCGATGAACTGGCGACGACGGTCGTCAAGAAAAGCACCAGCGACGACATGCGCTTTCTGCTTCGCTGGAACGGCATCGCCGGTTCGGGCAAGCGCGCGCAGGTGCCGGGCTTCAACGTCGGCGGCAAGACCGGCACGGCCGACAAGGTCGTCAACGGCCGCTATGCCAGCGACCAGAACTTCAACGCCTTTCTCGCAGCGTTTCCGATCGACAATCCGAAGTACATCGTGCTGACTTTCATTGACGCGCCGAAGACCGGCGAAGGCGGCGGACGGACCGCCGGCTCGAATGCCGCGCCCATGGTTCGCGACATCATCAGCCGCTCCGCACCGCTTCTCGGCGTCGAACCGAAGTTCGGAGAAGATGGTTCTGCCATGCTTGTGTCTTATTAG
- the ftsL gene encoding cell division protein FtsL — MLRTLDIVLIVVMTAAATVTYTIKHRAENKLEEVRRLDAAIKLEEDTIDLLRADWALLTQPNRLERLVGAFGADLQLAPTPSTQLVRPQELPMLKADVPPTEEEKKLAAAKASEKKTDNIATGSVAR; from the coding sequence ATGCTGCGAACACTCGACATAGTCCTGATCGTCGTCATGACGGCAGCCGCCACGGTCACCTACACGATCAAGCATCGTGCCGAAAACAAGCTGGAAGAGGTGCGCAGGCTCGATGCCGCCATCAAGCTGGAAGAAGACACGATCGACCTTCTGCGCGCCGACTGGGCGCTGCTGACGCAGCCGAACCGGCTGGAACGTCTGGTTGGCGCCTTCGGCGCTGATCTGCAACTGGCACCGACGCCGTCGACGCAACTCGTGCGCCCGCAGGAGCTGCCGATGCTGAAGGCCGACGTGCCGCCGACGGAAGAAGAAAAGAAGCTCGCCGCCGCCAAGGCGTCGGAGAAAAAGACCGATAATATCGCAACAGGTTCGGTGGCGCGCTGA